A DNA window from Fragaria vesca subsp. vesca linkage group LG3, FraVesHawaii_1.0, whole genome shotgun sequence contains the following coding sequences:
- the LOC101294921 gene encoding histone H4-like translates to MSGRGKGGKGLGKGGAKRHRKVLRDNIQGITKPAIRQFISSQNFPAKMSGRGKGGKGLGKGGAKRHRKVLRDNIQGITKPAIRRLARRGGVKRISGLIYEETRGVLKIFLENVIRDAVTYTEHARRKTVTAMDVVYALKRQGRTLYGFGG, encoded by the exons ATGTCAGGCCGCGGCAAAGGAGGCAAGGGATTGGGAAAGGGAGGAGCCAAGCGTCACAGGAAGGTGCTGAGGGATAACATCCAGGGCATCACTAAGCCCGCCATCCGCC AGTTTATCTCTTCTCAAAATTTTCCGGCGAAAATGTCAGGACGCGGCAAGGGAGGCAAGGGATTGGGCAAAGGAGGAGCCAAGCGTCACAGGAAGGTTCTCCGGGACAACATCCAGGGCATCACCAAGCCCGCCATTCGCCGTTTGGCTCGCAGAGGCGGTGTCAAGCGTATCTCTGGTCTCATCTATGAAGAGACCAGAGGTGTCCTCAAGATCTTTCTAGAGAACGTCATCCGTGACGCCGTCACTTATACTGAGCACGCTCGCAGGAAGACCGTCACCGCCATGGACGTCGTCTATGCTTTGAAGAGACAGGGAAGGACCCTCTATGGATTTGGGGGTTAA
- the LOC101294348 gene encoding F-box only protein 8-like encodes MRDGTEGVHSSRSSLVAVPVSDQLHHSKRIKRSSSIAVATRPSSILMNNINIGDLPEGVLVEILSRLPCYKYVSQCKCVSKHWCSLMSDPSFIGRFLCLQSDKQTEIIRSLINRRGVEFLKRLSSSGKPLTRLFGSLMSFNHLNEEPIVVGTYNDLVLCCASNLYQRDYYICNAYTNQWVPLPPPPQLCQFAAVGFICDLPYYQCRKDKDIHDHIQLNTDFRYRVVRLIDDPEKKLSCKFKVQIFSSETGEWTESIVTTPSPVHNNSIDTQIYFPWNGVLYWMAHDCDFLIGVDPFMITDRNSTSVPSTSSYGTPDDGIVCRCEQRVLGHDLETLVLYVVELNEEEVSTAAGKFCLDQRVKNYALDWEMVPDDDAMYLVLPLGFDPSDDGTVYLHIGEGYSIGEIFRYNIHTGEWLKIVEKSLLERFKFYPLVLPWVPTPVPRLPEHARLVKSPNSNLATCKGLLCSSIV; translated from the exons ATGAGAGATGGTACAGAAGGAGTTCACAGTTCACGATCGTCACTTGTAGCTGTACCCGTGTCTGATCAGCTTCATCACTCGAAAAGAATAAAACGATCATCATCAATAGCCGTAGCAACAAGACCGTCATCAATATTGATGAATAATATCAACATTGGTGATCTTCCAGAGGGTGTCTTGGTTGAAATCCTGAGTCGACTTCCTTGCTATAAATATGTTTCTCAGTGCAAGTGCGTATCCAAGCATTGGTGCAGTCTCATGTCTGATCCTAGTTTCATTGGTCGCTTCCTATGTCTCCAAAGTGATAAACAGACAGAAATAATCCGTAGTCTGATAAACAGACGAGGGGTGGAATTTCTCAAAAGACTATCATCGTCGGGCAAGCCGCTAACCCGGTTATTTGGAAGTCTTATGAGTTTTAACCATTTGAACGAGGAGCCAATTGTGGTAGGTACCTATAATGACTTAGTATTGTGCTGTGCAAGCAATTTATATCAACGTGATTACTACATCTGCAATGCATACACAAACCAATGGGTACCTCTTCCTCCCCCTCCTCAACTCTGCCAGTTCGCAGCAGTGGGATTTATCTGCGATCTTCCTTACTACCAGTGCAGGAAAGACAAAGACATTCACGACCACATCCAACTTAATACTGATTTTAGGTACAGGGTTGTGAGATTAATTGATGATCCTGAAAAGAAATTATCCTGCAAATTCAAAGTACAGATCTTCTCTTCTGAGACCGGTGAATGGACTGAATCAATTGTCACAACCCCATCACCTGTTCATAATAATTCCATCGATACCCAAATATACTTTCCCTGGAATGGTGTGTTGTATTGGATGGCTCATGATTGCGACTTTCTTATTGGAGTAGATCCATTCATGATCACCGACAGGAATAGTACTAGTGTACCTAGTACTAGCAGTTATGGTACTCCTGATGATGGTATTG TGTGTAGGTGTGAACAGAGGGTGTTAGGTCACGACCTTGAAACCCTTGTTTTGTATGTTGTGGAGTTGAATGAAGAAGAAGTCTCCACGGCAGCCGGCAAGTTTTGTTTGGATCAGAGGGTGAAGAATTATGCACTGGATTGGGAAATGGTTCCAGATGATGATGCCATGTACCTAGTCCTTCCTCTTGGTTTTGACCCTAGTGACGATGGGACCGTGTATCTGCATATAGGTGAAGGTTATTCTATTGGAGAGATTTTCAGGTACAACATTCATACAGGAGAATGGTTAAAGATAGTTGAAAAGAGTTTACTCGAGCGTTTTAAGTTCTACCCACTGGTGCTCCCATGGGTGCCAACACCAGTTCCAAGACTACCCGAACATGCCAGACTCGTCAAGTCTCCAAATTCCAACTTGGCAACTTGCAAAGGCCTACTTTGCTCTAGCATCGTGTAA